From the Thermus brockianus genome, the window AAGTAGACCACGGCCCGCCGGAGGCCCTCCTCCCCCAGGGCGAAGTAGGTGAGGGAAAGGCCCATGTTGCCGGAGTTGGGGAAAAGGCTACAGACCACGAGGCCCTTAAGCCCTTCCGGAGAGAGCCCAAGAAGCCTTCCCGCTCCTTGGATGAGGAGGAAGAGGAGGGCATAGGTGAGGGTAAACCCCAAGAGGAGCCCCCAAAGCCCTTCCCGGGTGTACTCGGCCCGGTACATGGCGTCAAAGATGAGGGCGGGCACCAGAAGGTAGAGGGTGAGGCGGCTTAGGGTGGTGAGGTCCATGGGCACGCGTCGGCCTAGAAGGTAGCCGGAAAGGACCACCAGGGCCACGGGGACCACGGTGTTGAGGAGGGCCTGCATGTGGGGCATTCTAGGGGTATGCCGAGCTATAGGGAACTGGCGGAGGCCATCCGCAAGGTCCTGCTGGATGGGGCCGTGGCCCCTAGGCGGCAGGTGTTGTCCCTCCCCTGGGGGCAGTTTCTGGCCATGCCGGCTGCGGACGAAGAGGTGGCGGTGTGCAAGCTGGTGACCGTGGCGCCGGGGAAGACCCCCATGGTCCAGGCGGAGGTGTGGGCCAAGCGCCTGGGCACGGGGGAGGTCTTCCACCTGCCGGGGGAGGAGCTCACCAAGAGGCGCACCGCCGCCCTTTCCCTCCTGGCTGCTACCCTCCTTGCCCCTAGGCGGGAGGGGGCCCTCCTGGTGGTGGGGCCGGGGGCCCAAGGGGAGGCCCACCTCGAGGCCTTCGCCGAGGGCTTTCCCCTGACCCGGGTCCTGGTGCGGGGGAGGGGCCGGGAAAGGGTCTTAGCCTTCTTGGAGCGGGCGAGGGCCCTTGGGCTAGAGGCCTCCGAGTGGCGGGAGGAGGAGGTTCCCGAGGACGTGGCCTTTATCGTCACCGCCACCCCAAGCCCCACCCCTGTCCTGCCCTCCCAGGTGCCCGAGGGGGTCTTCCTGGCGGCGGTGGGGAGTTTCCGCCCGGGGATGCGGGAGGTGCCAGAGGCCCTGGTGGCCCAGGCAGCCCTCTACTGCGACACGGAGGACGCCCTCGTGGAGGCCGGGGAGCTTCAGGGGCTAGACCGCCCCGTAATCCCCTTGCGGGAGGCCCTTCGGGGCAGGCGCGCGGAAGGGCGCTTTGTCCTCTTCAAGAGCGTGGGCCACGCCCTCTTTGACCTGGCGGCGGTGCGGGCCTACTTGGGCCTATAGCCGGACCACCACCTTTCCCGTGTGGCTGCGGTCCAGGAGGGCCCGGAAGGCGGCCTCCGCTTCCGCAAAGGGGAAGACCTGGCCCACCATGGGCTTGAGCTCCTTCCCAAGCCGGGGGAGGAGGAAGCCCAAGGCCTCCTCCACGAGGGGCCTTTCCCCGAGGAGGGGCGCAAGCCAAAAGCCTAGAACGGTGAGGTTTCTGCGCATGAGCCGCAAGGGGGGGATGGGCGCCACCTCCCCCTCCGCCGCCCCGATGTAGACG encodes:
- a CDS encoding ornithine cyclodeaminase, with amino-acid sequence MPSYRELAEAIRKVLLDGAVAPRRQVLSLPWGQFLAMPAADEEVAVCKLVTVAPGKTPMVQAEVWAKRLGTGEVFHLPGEELTKRRTAALSLLAATLLAPRREGALLVVGPGAQGEAHLEAFAEGFPLTRVLVRGRGRERVLAFLERARALGLEASEWREEEVPEDVAFIVTATPSPTPVLPSQVPEGVFLAAVGSFRPGMREVPEALVAQAALYCDTEDALVEAGELQGLDRPVIPLREALRGRRAEGRFVLFKSVGHALFDLAAVRAYLGL